The Apium graveolens cultivar Ventura unplaced genomic scaffold, ASM990537v1 ctg4467, whole genome shotgun sequence genome contains a region encoding:
- the LOC141701895 gene encoding ESCRT-related protein CHMP1A-like isoform X1 codes for MGNTEKMMNQIMELKFTAKTLQRQARKCEKDEKTEKLKVKKAIEKGNMDGARIYAENAIRKRSEQMNYLRLSSRLDAVVARLDTQSKMTTISKSMSSIVKSLESTLNSGNLQKMSETMDSFEKQFVNMEVQAEFMESSMAGSTSLSTPEGEVNSLMQQVADDYGLEVSVGLPQAAGHAVAVKGAEKVEEDDLTRRLAELKARG; via the exons ATGGGAAACACCGAGAAGATGATGAACCAGATCATGGAGCTAAAATTCACCGCCAAAACGCTCCAACGCCAAGCTCGAAAATGCGAAAAAGACGAAAAAACCGAGAAACTCAAAGTCAAAAAGGCCATCGAGAAAGGCAACATGGACGGAGCTCGTATTTACGCCGAGAACGCCATTCGCAAACGCAGCGAACAGATGAATTACCTCCGCCTCTCGTCTCGCCTCGACGCTGTCGTCGCGCGTCTCGATACGCAGTCGAAAATGACAACAATTAGTAAGTCGATGAGTAGTATTGTTAAGTCGTTGGAATCTACGCTTAATAGCGGCAATTTGCAGAAGATGTCGGAGACAATGGATAGCTTCGAGAAGCAGTTTGTTAATATGGAAGTGCAGGCGGAGTTTATGGAGAGTAGTATGGCGGGGAGTACGTCATTGTCGACTCCGGAAGGAGAGGTTAATAGTTTGATGCAGCAGGTTGCGGATGATTATGGATTGGAGGTTTCGGTTGGGTTGCCTCAGGCTGCGGGGCATGCTGTCGCGGTGAAGGGAGCGGAGAAGGTTGAGGAGGATGATCTTACTAGGCGTCTCGCGGAACTTAAG GCCCGTGGGTAA
- the LOC141701895 gene encoding ESCRT-related protein CHMP1A-like isoform X2, whose translation MGNTEKMMNQIMELKFTAKTLQRQARKCEKDEKTEKLKVKKAIEKGNMDGARIYAENAIRKRSEQMNYLRLSSRLDAVVARLDTQSKMTTISKSMSSIVKSLESTLNSGNLQKMSETMDSFEKQFVNMEVQAEFMESSMAGSTSLSTPEGEVNSLMQQVADDYGLEVSVGLPQAAGHAVAVKGAEKVEEDDLTRRLAELKARG comes from the coding sequence ATGGGAAACACCGAGAAGATGATGAACCAGATCATGGAGCTAAAATTCACCGCCAAAACGCTCCAACGCCAAGCTCGAAAATGCGAAAAAGACGAAAAAACCGAGAAACTCAAAGTCAAAAAGGCCATCGAGAAAGGCAACATGGACGGAGCTCGTATTTACGCCGAGAACGCCATTCGCAAACGCAGCGAACAGATGAATTACCTCCGCCTCTCGTCTCGCCTCGACGCTGTCGTCGCGCGTCTCGATACGCAGTCGAAAATGACAACAATTAGTAAGTCGATGAGTAGTATTGTTAAGTCGTTGGAATCTACGCTTAATAGCGGCAATTTGCAGAAGATGTCGGAGACAATGGATAGCTTCGAGAAGCAGTTTGTTAATATGGAAGTGCAGGCGGAGTTTATGGAGAGTAGTATGGCGGGGAGTACGTCATTGTCGACTCCGGAAGGAGAGGTTAATAGTTTGATGCAGCAGGTTGCGGATGATTATGGATTGGAGGTTTCGGTTGGGTTGCCTCAGGCTGCGGGGCATGCTGTCGCGGTGAAGGGAGCGGAGAAGGTTGAGGAGGATGATCTTACTAGGCGTCTCGCGGAACTTAAGGCCCGTGGGTAA
- the LOC141701892 gene encoding putative F-box protein At1g67623 has protein sequence MKKTSSKKKDHKNNILDSVPKELLVEIVARVAASSFDDLFNIKFSCRTLNNSVDVDDKYITRHVSLEKFHVIPWTSNKQAEQAIFLDRCISSGNPEALYRHGIVQYFEKTEINSGIECLRRAANLGHLEAMYVLGIILILHGGEDKEKGMKIITDMKKSQTRNKVKEIREKFSRTLKLMWVNNTMVVGQRRPRCCTVHRDAKSKFHLWNKFADLDCEACCCDQEIINLWEIVPGSI, from the exons ATGAAGAAGACAAGTTCTAAGAAGAAAGATCATAAGAACAACATACTAGACTCTGTTCCGAAGGAACTACTCGTTGAAATCGTTGCTCGAGTTGCAGCATCTTCATTCGATGATTTATTCAATATCAAATTCAG CTGCAGAACTCTGAATAACTCTGTCGATGTCGATGATAAGTACATTACTCGACATGTTTCACTAGAGAAGTTCCATGTTATTCCATGGACATCGAACAAGCAAGCAGAACAAGCAATCTTCTTAGACCGCTGCATAAGCTCTGGAAATCCAGAGGCTCTATATCGGCATGGAATT gtaCAATATTTTGAGAAAACGGAGATAAACTCTGGAATCGAGTGTTTAAGGAGGGCTGCAAATTTAGGTCACCTTGAAGCTATGTACGTGTTAGGTATAATCTTGATACTGCACGGAGGTGAAGATAAAGAAAAAGGAATGAAGATTATAACTGACATGAAAAAATCGCAGACAAGAAACAAAGTTAAAGAAATTCGGGAAAAATTTTCAAGAACGCTGAAGTTGATGTGGGTGAACAATACTATGGTGGTAGGACAAAGAAGGCCGAGATGTTGCACAGTGCACAGGGATGCAAAGTCTAAGTTCCATTTGTGGAACAAGTTTGCGGATTTAGATTGTGAAGCATGCTGCtgtgatcaagaaataatcaaTCTGTGGGAAATTGTACCGGGATCCATCTAG
- the LOC141701898 gene encoding F-box protein CPR1-like, protein MIFKILTLLPVLSLLRCKAVCKSWKSIISDPHFIQAHLTISHKKQPPFSHLRVVSQARLQDFFIDTQGENSIKLTLPDYMSGMYFYVHSCNDLVTLADIHMKSGVFYIWNPLTRLFKLIPKSNIFPEYPDVMIFNHIGLGFDSVSNDYKIFRLMMGISSFNDVKFTVMVAELYSVKDDCWKEIRVPEEMQDFHRDPFSRCVCVGSGVLYFQGLFKILSFDLHDKVFRFIEYPDSKERMSEVLDFDGSIAMILKSGGEGAILSLWKLDGVGGNSWTKMFNIQPDPEIDSVFLYLGDGQFLAEDSCGFRYFYYDDRKKGNLKRPPVAAPVFSIGTRVYQFSGSLVSLEGFVQQE, encoded by the coding sequence ATGATCTTCAAAATACTCACATTACTGCCTGTACTTTCACTTCTCCGGTGCAAAGCAGTTTGCAAATCATGGAAATCAATCATCTCTGACCCTCATTTCATTCAAGCCCACCTCACCATTTCTCACAAAAAACAACCCCCCTTTTCTCACCTCAGAGTTGTTTCCCAAGCTCGATTGCAAGATTTCTTTATCGACACTCAAGGCGAAAACTCGATTAAGCTCACTCTCCCAGATTATATGTCTGGTATGTATTTTTATGTTCATTCTTGTAATGATCTTGTTACTCTTGCTGATATACATATGAAGTCTGGTGTGTTTTATATTTGGAATCCGTTGACTAGGTTGTTTAAGTTGATTCCTAAGTCGAATATATTCCCAGAATACCCTGATGTTATGATTTTTAATCATATTGGCCTTGGGTTTGATTCTGTGAGCAATGATTATAAGATTTTTAGGCTTATGATGGGTATATCTTCGTTCAATGATGTTAAATTTACTGTGATGGTGGCGGAGTTGTATTCTGTTAAAGATGATTGTTGGAAAGAGATTCGGGTTCCTGAAGAAATGCAAGATTTTCACCGTGATCCGTTCTCGAGATGTGTTTGTGTTGGAAGTGGTGTATTGTATTTTCAAGGTCTTTTTAAGATTTTGTCGTTTGATTTACATGATAAGGTGTTTCGCTTTATTGAGTATCCCGACTCAAAAGAAAGAATGTCAGAAGTTTTGGATTTTGATGGTTCTATAGCTATGATCTTGAAATCTGGCGGAGAAGGAGCTATTCTTAGTCTATGGAAGTTGGATGGTGTTGGTGGCAATTCTTGGACTAAAATGTTCAATATTCAGCCTGATCCGGAGATAGATAGTGTATTTCTTTATTTAGGCGATGGACAGTTTCTTGCCGAAGATTCTTGTGGTTTTCGATACTTCTATTATGATGATAGGAAGAAAGGGAATTTGAAGCGTCCTCCTGTAGCAGCTCCGGTATTCAGCATAGGGACTAGAGTTTATCAGTTCAGCGGAAGCCTTGTTTCACTTGAAGGGTTTGTACAACAAGAGTAA
- the LOC141701899 gene encoding uncharacterized protein LOC141701899: MNPHQYPSSNPQNTNPNSQSSNTQFPYPFPNPNFPFAQNTNIDNSQFFNPQNPCYNPQMPNTQFPFSNPFYPYAQNSQFSYSSNFSHPNLGNPQTPTNNQNSPYSQKSFFDTTNVIDLNDDVNELDDPRGGATQWTWTEDKLLISAWLNVSIDPLIGADQKGEAFWDRIHNYCEESNPGLIKRGVIAIKKRWQRINEGARRYGACYEEAVRKMGSGTNMENIIAAAHEFHKTKYNKKSNFEKHWNDLKRHPKWRQPKETSIGTNSGSTKRTKLSDSGNYSSSMNETPTDENVIELSVRPKGTKAAKRKGKGKAEFNDLKKKEYEEIKASTCRRLDLMAEFNELKKKEEARKENESDMQLLMLDTRKMNEAQREIHAKMIEEVKSRRGSSTTTKRVICRDREAGHERLERDYFAQNPIYPLDTFRRRFRMGRHVFLRIVDALSNFDPYFQQRVDALGRKGLSPLQKCTADIRMLAYGIGADAVDDYVRIGTSTAIECLKKFVTNVILIFESEYLRKPNSNNVQRLLKMGETRGFPGMMGSIDCMHWQWKNRPKAWKGMFMSGHKGVPTILLEAVASSDLWIWHAFFGVAGSNNDINVLDRSPIFDDVLAGHAPEVNYNINGNNYNMGYNLTDGIYPEWATFVKTIPRPQGEKRKLFSKYQEGQRKDVERAFGVLQSRFAIVRGPVRFRDKEDLAKIMRACIILHNMIVEDERDTYATPFGPLPSYDDAINDLPPPNIGEEPLASYEMYIGRTIQLRDRQKHRQLQSDLVEHITMFHNSR; this comes from the exons ATGAATCCTCATCAATATCCATCTTCAAATCCTCAAAACACAAACCCGAATTCTCAATCTTCGAACACCCAATTTCCGTATCCATTTCCAAATCCTAATTTTCCGTTTGCCCAAAATACAAATATCgataattctcaatttttcaacCCACAAAATCCGTGTTATAATCCTCAAATGCCAAATACTCAATTTCCGTTTTCTAATCCTTTTTACCCCTATGCTCAAAATTCACAATTTTCATACAGTTCAAATTTTTCACATCCAAATTTAGGAAATCCACAAACCCCTACCAATAATCAAAATTCTCCGTACTCACAAAAATCTTTTTTTGATACTACGAATGTTATTGATTTAAACGATGATGTCAATGAATTGGATGACCCACGAGGAGGTGCAACCCAGTGGACTTGGACTGAAGATAAACTCTTAATTAGCGCATGGTTGAATGTGTCAATTGATCCCTTGATTGGGGCGGATCAAAAAGGTGAAGCATTTTGGGATCGAATTCATAATTATTGTGAAGAAAGTAATCCCGGTCTTATTAAAAGAGGGGTAATAGCTATTAAAAAAAGGTGGCAACGAATAAATGAAGGGGCTCGGCGATATGGAGCGTGTTATGAGGAAGCTGTCCGAAAAATGGGGAGTGGTACGAATATGGAGAACATAATTGCGGCAgctcatgaatttcataaaacTAAATACAATAAGAAGTCTAATTTTGAGAAGCATTGGAATGATCTAAAGAGACATCCTAAGTGGAGACAGCCTAAAGAGACAAGCATTGGAACAAATAGTGGAAGTACAAAAAGAACTAAATTAAGTGATTCTGGGAACTACTCATCATCAATGAATGAAACACCAACAGATGAGAATGTTATTGAATTATCGGTTCGTCCTAAGGGTACAAAAGCAGCTAAGAGGAAGGGGAAAGGAAAGGCAGAGTTTAATGATCTTAAGAAAAAAGAGTATGAAGAAATAAAAGCTAGTACATGTCGGAGATTAGATCTAATGGCAGAGTTCAATGAGCTTAAGAAAAAagaggaggctaggaaagaaaatgAATCAGATATGCAACTTCTTATGCTTGATACTAGGAAAATGAATGAGGCTCAACGAGAAATTCATGCCAAAATGATTGAGGAAGTCAAATCAAGACGCG GCTCGTCAACCACGACTAAAAGAGTGATATGCAGAGACCGTGAAGCAGGTCATGAACGTTTGGAGAGAGATTATTTTGCTCAAAATCCAATATACCCTCTAGATACATTTCGACGGCGGTTTCGAATGGGAAGACACGTGTTCCTTCGAATTGTGGATGCTCTTTCAAATTTTGATCCATATTTTCAGCAGAGGGTTGATGCATTGGGAAGAAAGGGCCTATCACCTTTACAAAAATGCACGGCGGACATACGTATGTTGGCATATGGAATTGGAGCAGATGCAGTTGATGATTATGTGCGCATTGGTACGTCCACTGCAATTGAATGCTTGAAAAAATTTGTCACCAATGTTATTTTAATTTTCGAGAGTGAATATTTGCGAAAGCCAAACTCAAATAATGTACAACGCCTCTTAAAAATGGGAGAGACTCGTGGCTTTCCCGGAATGATGGGTAGTATTGACTGCATGCATTGGCAGTGGAAAAATCGCCCTAAAGCATGGAAAGGGATGTTCATGAGTGGTCATAAAGGAGTTCCAACAATATTGCTTGAGGCTGTTGCCTCATCAGACCTTTGGATATGGCATGCATTTTTCGGAGTTGCTGGTTCTAATAACGACATAAATGTGTTAGACCGGTCACCGATATTTGATGATGTACTAGCAGGTCATGCTCCTGAggtaaattataatattaatggTAACAACTATAACATGGGGTACAATCTAACCGATGGAATATATCCTGAATGGGCTACGTTCGTGAAAACAATTCCACGCCCACAGGGTGAGAAAAGAAAATTGTTCTCCAAATATCAAGAAGGTCAACGAAAAGACGTAGAAAGGGCATTTGGCGTGTTACAATCTCGATTTGCAATTGTACGCGGTCCAGTACGATTCCGGGATAAAGAAGATCTTGCCAAGATAATGAGAGCGTGTATTATACTACATAATATGATCGTTGAGGATGAGAGAGACACATACGCTACTCCCTTTGGCCCTTTACCATCTTACgatgatgcaataaatgacttACCACCTCCAAACATAGGCGAAGAACCTTTAGCCTCTTATGAAATGTATATCGGAAGGACTATCCAACTTCGTGACAGGCAAAAACATCGGCAATTACAATCCGATCTGGTTGAGCATATCACAATGTTCCATAATAGTCGTTAA
- the LOC141701900 gene encoding protein FAR1-RELATED SEQUENCE 8-like, which yields MNDIVGIRPNKSYRSIVVEAGGPENVPFLEKDFRNFLDKIRRLRLGEGDANAVNDYFHKIYWLTCMSGKAPGAIITNQDMAMRNAIKKVFPLARHRWCLWHIMKKLPEKLKTHKKYDFIKFALSNAVYNSLTMYDFENSWNEMIEKYKL from the exons ATGAATGATATAGTTGGGATTCGACCAAATAAAAGTTATCGTTCTATAGTGGTTGAAGCAGGTGGACCTGAAAATGTGCCATTTTTGGAAAAAGATTTTAGGAATTTTCTTGATAAAATACGACGTTTACGACTTGGAGAAGGGGATGCAAATGCAGTCAATGACTATTTTCATAAAAT TTATTGGTTAACTTGTATGTCAGGAAAGGCTCCTGGTGCAATAATCACTAATCAGGATATGGCCATGCGGAATGCAATCAAAAAAGTGTTTCCGTTAGCTCGCCACCGATGGTGTTTGTGGCATATAATGAAAAAACTTCCTGAAAAATTAAAGACGCATAAAAAGTATGATTTCATTAAATTTGCATTGAGTAATGCAGTTTATAATTCCCTAACCATGTATGATTTTGAAAATAGCTGGAATGAGATGATTGAAAAGTATAAACTGTAA